A genomic segment from Streptomyces sp. NBC_01233 encodes:
- a CDS encoding acetate uptake transporter — MDNGVSAGSTASTSTLGNIALGLTLLAFGIGHTGVIDGVSAASSVSLAMYVGGAALFLLGLLEYRGGNGFNGTAFAGLGIFWFTWAKGAGASVSDEAAGTFLVLFAMLALTLAVAAASGLFGQGVYGLLTLSLVLLAVGSFMDSGGLAKAGGWVAAVSGLLAWYGATAALAHWPMAVGKSRRGAVAAS, encoded by the coding sequence GTGGACAATGGTGTCTCTGCGGGAAGCACGGCCTCGACTTCGACCCTCGGGAACATCGCCCTGGGTCTCACCCTTCTCGCATTCGGTATCGGCCACACCGGTGTCATCGACGGCGTGTCCGCTGCCAGTTCCGTGTCGCTCGCGATGTACGTCGGCGGCGCGGCCCTGTTCCTCCTCGGGCTCCTTGAGTACCGCGGCGGCAACGGGTTCAACGGCACCGCGTTCGCGGGCCTCGGCATCTTCTGGTTCACGTGGGCCAAGGGCGCGGGCGCTTCGGTCTCGGACGAAGCCGCCGGAACGTTTCTTGTCCTGTTCGCGATGCTCGCGCTGACCCTTGCGGTCGCCGCCGCGAGCGGTCTGTTCGGCCAGGGCGTCTACGGCCTGCTGACCCTGTCGCTCGTCCTGCTGGCGGTAGGTTCGTTCATGGACAGCGGCGGGCTCGCCAAGGCGGGCGGCTGGGTCGCCGCCGTGTCCGGACTGCTGGCCTGGTACGGGGCCACCGCGGCCCTGGCGCACTGGCCGATGGCCGTCGGCAAGTCCCGGCGCGGCGCGGTCGCCGCGAGCTGA
- a CDS encoding universal stress protein, which yields MAGHEFSEPADRKRKRLADPASAADVRAVEQTRQPCDPAFRHGVVVGFDGSTSSERALAYAIGMARRSGSGLIIVHVANRLPTTVWAGCEPPVFVDVPDHRTEVLGLELACADYLAEVPWILVERGGDICHELEEVGREYSADAIVVGSTHGIVGRIFGSVAGRLAKRAQRPVVVIP from the coding sequence ATGGCCGGTCACGAATTCTCCGAACCCGCGGACCGCAAGCGCAAACGCCTCGCCGACCCCGCGTCGGCCGCCGATGTGCGCGCGGTGGAACAGACGCGCCAGCCCTGCGATCCGGCCTTCCGGCACGGAGTCGTTGTGGGATTCGACGGATCCACGTCGAGTGAGCGCGCCCTCGCGTACGCGATCGGCATGGCCCGGCGCTCCGGCTCGGGTCTGATCATCGTCCATGTCGCCAACCGGCTGCCCACCACCGTGTGGGCGGGGTGCGAGCCGCCGGTCTTCGTGGACGTGCCGGACCACCGCACCGAGGTGCTCGGGCTGGAACTCGCCTGCGCGGACTACCTGGCGGAAGTGCCGTGGATCCTGGTCGAGCGGGGCGGTGACATCTGCCACGAGCTGGAGGAGGTCGGCCGGGAGTATTCGGCCGACGCCATCGTGGTCGGCTCCACGCACGGGATCGTGGGCCGGATCTTCGGATCGGTGGCCGGCCGTCTGGCCAAGCGCGCGCAGCGACCCGTTGTTGTCATTCCGTGA
- the glmS gene encoding glutamine--fructose-6-phosphate transaminase (isomerizing), with the protein MCGIVGYIGKRDVAPLLLEGLQRLEYRGYDSAGIVVNSPKASTLKVVKAKGRVRELESRVPKRFTGTTGIAHTRWATHGAPSDINSHPHLDAENKVAVVHNGIVDNASELRAKLEADGVVFVSETDTEVIVHLIARSEADSLEEKVREAVKAIEGTYGIAVMHADFADRIVVARNGSPVVLGIGEKEMFVASDVAALVAHTRQVVTLDDGEMATLKADDFRTYTTSGATTTATPETVEWEAASYDMGGHDTYMHKEISEQPDAVDRVLRGRIDDRFNTVHLGGLNLDPREARGIRRVKILGCGTSYHAGLIGAGLIEGMARIPADAEPASEFRYRNPVVDPDTLYIAVSQSGETYDVLAAVQELKRKGARVLGVVNVVGSAIAREADGGVYVHAGPEVCVVSTKCFTNTVVAFALLAVHLGRIRDLSVTDGKRIIEGLRKLPAQIQEILDGEEDIKKLAAEFAEAKSMMFIGRVRGYPVALEASLKLKEISYIHAEAYPASELKHGPLALIEPSLPTVAIVPDDDLLEKNRAALEEIKARSGRILAVAHREQEKADHTIVVPKNEDELDPILMGIPLQLLAYHTALAMGRDIDKPRNLAKSVTVE; encoded by the coding sequence ATGTGCGGAATCGTCGGTTACATCGGCAAGCGTGACGTGGCACCGCTGCTGCTGGAGGGCCTGCAGCGGCTGGAGTACCGCGGGTACGACTCCGCGGGCATCGTCGTGAACAGCCCGAAGGCGTCCACCCTGAAGGTGGTCAAGGCCAAGGGCCGCGTCCGCGAGCTGGAGTCCCGCGTCCCCAAGCGCTTCACCGGCACCACCGGCATCGCGCACACCCGCTGGGCCACGCACGGCGCCCCGAGCGACATCAACTCGCACCCGCACCTCGACGCCGAGAACAAGGTCGCCGTCGTCCACAACGGCATCGTCGACAACGCCTCCGAGCTGCGCGCCAAGCTCGAGGCCGACGGCGTCGTCTTCGTGTCGGAGACCGACACCGAGGTCATCGTCCACCTGATCGCCCGCTCCGAGGCCGACTCCCTGGAGGAGAAGGTCCGCGAGGCCGTCAAGGCGATCGAGGGCACCTACGGCATCGCCGTCATGCACGCCGACTTCGCCGACCGCATCGTCGTCGCCCGCAACGGCTCCCCGGTCGTCCTGGGCATCGGCGAGAAGGAGATGTTCGTCGCCTCGGACGTCGCCGCCCTGGTCGCGCACACCCGCCAGGTCGTCACCCTCGACGACGGCGAGATGGCCACCCTCAAGGCCGACGACTTCCGCACCTACACCACCAGCGGTGCCACCACCACCGCCACGCCGGAGACCGTGGAGTGGGAGGCCGCCTCCTACGACATGGGCGGCCACGACACGTACATGCACAAGGAGATCTCCGAGCAGCCCGACGCGGTCGACCGCGTGCTGCGCGGCCGGATCGACGACCGCTTCAACACCGTGCACCTGGGCGGCCTGAACCTGGACCCGCGCGAGGCGCGCGGCATCCGCCGGGTCAAGATCCTCGGCTGCGGCACCTCGTACCACGCGGGCCTCATCGGCGCCGGCCTCATCGAGGGCATGGCCCGCATCCCCGCGGACGCCGAGCCGGCCTCCGAGTTCCGCTACCGCAACCCGGTCGTGGACCCCGACACCCTCTACATCGCGGTGTCGCAGTCCGGTGAGACCTACGACGTGCTCGCGGCCGTGCAGGAGCTCAAGCGCAAGGGCGCCCGCGTCCTCGGCGTGGTCAACGTGGTCGGCTCCGCGATCGCCCGCGAGGCCGACGGCGGCGTGTACGTGCACGCCGGCCCCGAGGTCTGCGTCGTCTCCACCAAGTGCTTCACCAACACGGTCGTGGCCTTCGCGCTGCTCGCCGTGCACCTGGGCCGCATCCGCGACCTCTCGGTCACCGACGGCAAGCGGATCATCGAGGGCCTGCGCAAGCTGCCCGCGCAGATCCAGGAGATCCTCGACGGCGAAGAGGACATCAAGAAGCTGGCCGCCGAGTTCGCCGAGGCCAAGTCGATGATGTTCATCGGCCGGGTGCGCGGCTACCCGGTGGCCCTGGAGGCCTCCCTCAAGCTGAAGGAGATCTCCTACATCCACGCCGAGGCCTACCCGGCCTCCGAGCTCAAGCACGGTCCCCTCGCCCTGATCGAGCCCTCGCTGCCGACGGTCGCGATCGTCCCGGACGACGACCTGCTCGAGAAGAACCGCGCGGCGCTGGAGGAAATCAAGGCCCGCAGCGGCCGGATCCTGGCGGTCGCCCACCGCGAGCAGGAGAAGGCGGACCACACCATCGTGGTCCCCAAGAACGAGGACGAGCTGGACCCGATCCTGATGGGCATCCCGCTCCAGCTGCTGGCGTACCACACGGCCCTGGCCATGGGCCGGGACATCGACAAGCCGCGCAACCTGGCGAAGTCGGTCACCGTCGAGTAG